A genomic window from Clostridium aceticum includes:
- a CDS encoding MBL fold metallo-hydrolase, with product MEVKKFVVGMNETNCYIIYDKNTLEALIIDPGDEEKVLIQYIDKHALKPQGILLTHYHYDHIGGVEGLKRKYHCPVYAHKKEVEGLQKPEINRSNLDGRTPVSVTPDKLLSDGDTIFIGTIVLEVIHTPGHTPGGICLKVKDSNIIFTGDTIFSDDLGRTDLEGGSEESLKRSITNKVSKWPENTMIYPGHGEAALMLQIRGRGVQYLR from the coding sequence ATGGAGGTAAAAAAATTTGTTGTAGGTATGAACGAAACCAACTGTTACATTATTTATGATAAAAATACCTTAGAGGCCCTCATTATTGACCCAGGGGATGAGGAAAAAGTACTGATTCAGTATATTGATAAACATGCACTAAAGCCTCAAGGGATTCTTTTGACCCATTATCATTATGATCACATAGGCGGGGTAGAAGGACTGAAGAGAAAATACCACTGCCCTGTCTATGCCCATAAAAAGGAGGTGGAGGGGTTGCAAAAACCTGAAATAAACCGCTCTAACCTAGATGGAAGAACACCTGTATCCGTAACACCAGATAAGCTTTTGTCGGATGGAGACACCATTTTCATCGGCACAATAGTATTGGAGGTGATTCACACCCCAGGCCATACTCCGGGAGGGATTTGTCTTAAAGTAAAAGATAGTAATATCATCTTTACAGGCGATACGATTTTTAGTGATGATTTAGGTAGAACAGATCTAGAGGGTGGCAGTGAAGAAAGTCTTAAAAGGAGTATTACAAACAAGGTTTCCAAATGGCCAGAGAATACCATGATTTACCCAGGTCATGGAGAAGCTGCTTTAATGCTGCAAATTAGAGGGAGAGGTGTACAATATTTAAGGTAA